A region from the Alosa alosa isolate M-15738 ecotype Scorff River chromosome 7, AALO_Geno_1.1, whole genome shotgun sequence genome encodes:
- the LOC125297618 gene encoding histone H4, translating to MSGRGKGGKGLGKGGAKRHRKVLRDNIQGITKPAIRRLARRGGVKRISGLIYEETRGVLKVFLENVIRDAVTYTEHAKRKTVTAMDVVYALKRQGRTLYGFGG from the coding sequence ATGTCTGGAAGAGGTAAAGGCGGTAAAGGTCTTGGAAAAGGAGGCGCCAAGCGTCATCGCAAGGTTCTCCGCGATAACATCCAGGGGATCACAAAGCCCGCTATCCGCCGCCTGGCTCGCCGTGGTGGTGTGAAGCGTATCTCTGGGCTCATCTACGAGGAGACTCGTGGTGTGCTGAAGGTTTTCCTGGAGAACGTGATCCGTGATGCCGTCACCTACACCGAGCACGCCAAAAGAAAGACCGTCACTGCTATGGATGTGGTCTACGCCCTGAAACGCCAGGGTCGTACTCTGTACGGTTTTGGCGGTTAA